In Legionella lytica, one genomic interval encodes:
- the trbB gene encoding P-type conjugative transfer ATPase TrbB, whose product MKAQEEQGITVKDRAREKLRRDLGGMIEQALSDPKTVEIMLNADGKLWQERLGETMRCIGSINDARAESIIKTVAGFHGKEITRFNPILEGELPLDGSRFAGQLPPVVSKPTFAIRKKAISVFTLDDYVKSEIMTEAQCAVIKKAVIAHRNILVIGGTGSGKTTLVNAIINEMVRSSPSERVFIIEDTGEIQCAAENCVQYHTTLDVNITQLLKTTLRMRPDRILVGEVRGSEALDLLDAWNTGHEGGAATLHANNCLAGLHRLKSLITRNPAAPAEIEPLIGETVHCVVHITRTPQGRRVEEIISVKGYENGHYNIEQLI is encoded by the coding sequence ATGAAAGCACAAGAAGAACAAGGGATAACGGTTAAAGACCGCGCCCGTGAAAAGCTAAGGCGTGATTTGGGTGGCATGATTGAACAGGCGCTAAGTGATCCTAAAACCGTTGAAATTATGCTCAATGCGGATGGCAAACTTTGGCAGGAACGTCTTGGTGAAACAATGCGTTGTATAGGTAGTATCAATGACGCTCGTGCTGAATCCATCATTAAAACTGTTGCAGGCTTTCATGGTAAGGAAATAACCCGTTTTAATCCGATACTGGAAGGTGAGCTGCCACTGGATGGATCACGTTTTGCAGGGCAGCTGCCACCAGTGGTCTCAAAGCCAACATTTGCAATTCGTAAAAAAGCCATTTCGGTTTTTACACTGGACGACTACGTAAAATCAGAAATTATGACAGAAGCACAATGTGCAGTGATTAAAAAAGCTGTTATTGCACATCGAAACATTCTAGTTATTGGTGGCACGGGGTCTGGGAAAACTACATTAGTGAACGCCATTATCAATGAAATGGTTCGAAGTTCACCATCCGAGCGCGTCTTCATCATTGAAGATACTGGTGAAATTCAATGTGCAGCTGAGAATTGCGTTCAATATCACACTACTCTTGATGTCAATATTACCCAGCTTTTGAAAACCACACTTAGGATGCGGCCAGATCGAATCCTTGTCGGTGAAGTGCGAGGCAGTGAAGCATTGGATTTACTCGATGCCTGGAATACTGGTCATGAGGGTGGTGCTGCCACTTTGCATGCCAATAACTGTCTTGCAGGACTTCATCGTTTGAAATCACTGATTACTCGTAACCCCGCAGCACCTGCTGAAATTGAACCTTTGATTGGTGAAACGGTTCATTGTGTGGTGCATATCACAAGAACACCGCAAGGACGCAGAGTTGAAGAAATCATATCGGTTAAAGGGTATGAAAACGGTCATTACAACATCGAACAACTTATTTAA
- a CDS encoding TrbC/VirB2 family protein has translation MNQAVNINYRSLLMMGAIVLLLLLITHPACASSAGGGLPFDSYLTKIQKSITGPFAFTAAIIGLVGAGATLIFGGEMNGFLRTLLFIVLVLAFLVAAQNTMTAITGKGAEIAKPSVSKIAMETQP, from the coding sequence ATGAACCAAGCAGTTAATATAAATTATCGAAGTCTATTGATGATGGGAGCGATTGTTTTATTGCTTCTGTTAATAACACACCCTGCATGTGCATCTAGCGCAGGTGGAGGATTACCTTTTGACTCGTATCTGACCAAAATACAAAAATCCATAACAGGCCCATTTGCATTTACCGCAGCAATTATTGGTTTGGTTGGCGCAGGAGCCACGCTGATTTTTGGTGGTGAAATGAATGGCTTTTTGCGAACCCTTCTCTTTATTGTACTGGTGCTTGCATTCTTAGTTGCAGCACAAAATACCATGACAGCAATTACAGGCAAAGGAGCCGAAATTGCTAAACCTTCAGTCTCAAAAATAGCTATGGAGACACAGCCATGA
- the trbG gene encoding P-type conjugative transfer protein TrbG produces the protein MKRIMQVFCLLTPLTSFALDNTILAEHYFSDTVPMLSSQEKQGLDIAERTQQGEKTSIPFASADGSVSFIYGSGQIRVVCAPLQVCDIALQPGEQFNDMNVGDPRFVVEPSLTGSGALQQIHLLIKPKDVGLDSSLVVTTDRRTYHFRLKSDRTEFMPYISFTYPDEAKAKWQLLQRIQAERRKVDTLPETNEYLGDLNFNYRIQGNARFKPVRVYNNGVKTIIEMPRTMAQSEAPALLVLRSRGLFKKSESVMVNYRLQGCRYIVDGVFDKAVLVIGSGSSQEKITITRC, from the coding sequence ATGAAAAGAATAATGCAGGTATTTTGTTTATTAACACCGCTCACAAGTTTTGCATTGGATAACACTATTCTGGCCGAGCATTATTTTTCGGATACTGTACCCATGCTATCGAGTCAGGAAAAACAAGGTTTAGATATTGCGGAGCGTACACAACAAGGAGAAAAAACAAGTATACCCTTTGCTTCTGCTGATGGTTCAGTCAGTTTTATTTATGGATCAGGGCAAATTAGGGTAGTTTGTGCCCCTTTACAAGTGTGTGATATTGCCCTTCAACCAGGTGAGCAATTTAACGACATGAACGTCGGTGACCCACGCTTTGTTGTTGAACCATCTCTCACAGGATCTGGGGCACTGCAACAAATCCATCTGCTAATAAAACCTAAAGATGTAGGGCTTGATTCTTCTTTGGTAGTCACCACAGACAGAAGAACATATCACTTTAGATTAAAGTCAGATAGAACCGAATTTATGCCTTACATTTCGTTTACTTATCCTGATGAAGCTAAAGCCAAATGGCAGTTACTACAACGCATCCAGGCTGAAAGACGAAAAGTAGATACCTTACCAGAAACCAATGAATATCTAGGCGATCTTAACTTCAATTATCGCATTCAAGGCAATGCCCGATTTAAGCCAGTTAGAGTTTATAACAATGGCGTCAAAACGATTATTGAGATGCCAAGAACCATGGCTCAAAGTGAAGCGCCCGCGCTGCTAGTTTTAAGAAGTCGAGGGCTATTTAAAAAATCAGAGTCCGTCATGGTCAATTATCGCCTTCAGGGTTGTCGTTACATCGTGGATGGTGTTTTTGATAAAGCCGTATTGGTTATCGGCAGCGGTTCCTCTCAAGAAAAAATTACGATTACAAGGTGCTGA
- a CDS encoding conjugal transfer protein TrbH, producing the protein MKELSVLLLAVLLSSCASMRYGNFTQMPQGKDAYLAADAATQLIRVYPPAQNTFCIGQAVNDGFGLSLIQNLRKKGYGINENQCPKNKANFFYVLDELKPQSYRISLFVGIQTLSRLYAKNNENIIPVSAWTHKE; encoded by the coding sequence ATGAAAGAATTAAGTGTTTTACTGCTCGCTGTCTTGTTATCAAGCTGTGCCAGCATGCGTTATGGCAATTTCACCCAAATGCCTCAGGGTAAAGATGCTTATTTGGCGGCAGATGCAGCCACTCAATTAATCCGAGTCTATCCACCTGCTCAAAATACATTTTGTATTGGTCAGGCAGTCAACGATGGCTTTGGCTTAAGTCTTATTCAAAACTTGAGAAAAAAGGGCTATGGCATCAATGAAAATCAATGCCCTAAGAATAAAGCTAATTTTTTCTACGTTCTTGATGAGCTTAAACCTCAAAGTTACAGAATAAGCCTTTTTGTAGGAATACAAACATTGAGCCGGCTGTATGCAAAAAACAATGAAAATATCATCCCTGTCAGCGCATGGACTCATAAGGAGTAG
- a CDS encoding conjugal transfer protein TrbF encodes MKKSITNNPYLNARRAWNVHTAGLMKSLHLWQLVGLGSLLIALAAVGGLIAIGSQSKFIPLVFQQDANGNTLSVTRADKVGEASIDDYRAAAAHFIENVRMVSLDTELQKKAVFQVYSYLNANDAALAKIQEFYSDKQQSNPFERAAFEIVSIDIRSVLQESDETWQVDWIETVRNRDGSLKEKPRMMKAMITLYQENEINDATSESILKNPHLIYVRDFNWSYELKHGEQQ; translated from the coding sequence ATGAAAAAAAGTATAACGAATAACCCTTATCTCAACGCCAGACGCGCCTGGAATGTTCATACCGCAGGACTGATGAAATCACTACACCTTTGGCAATTGGTGGGATTAGGTAGTCTGTTAATCGCATTGGCGGCTGTTGGTGGGCTCATCGCGATAGGTAGCCAATCCAAATTTATCCCTTTGGTGTTTCAACAAGATGCCAATGGCAATACCTTATCAGTTACCCGTGCTGATAAGGTTGGTGAGGCAAGCATTGATGATTATCGTGCTGCAGCTGCTCATTTTATTGAAAACGTTCGCATGGTAAGCCTTGATACCGAACTGCAAAAGAAAGCAGTTTTTCAGGTGTATTCCTATTTAAATGCCAATGATGCGGCTTTGGCCAAGATTCAAGAGTTCTACAGCGACAAACAGCAATCTAATCCCTTTGAAAGAGCTGCCTTTGAGATTGTGAGCATAGACATTCGTTCAGTGCTTCAAGAGTCCGATGAGACCTGGCAAGTCGACTGGATTGAAACGGTGAGAAATCGTGATGGATCGCTTAAAGAAAAGCCTCGCATGATGAAAGCGATGATTACTCTGTATCAAGAGAATGAAATCAATGATGCCACCAGTGAATCCATTTTAAAAAATCCCCACCTGATTTATGTGCGTGATTTTAACTGGTCCTACGAATTAAAGCATGGAGAACAGCAATGA
- a CDS encoding TrbI/VirB10 family protein gives MNRNNDYLSPDNSPQKLQTTGVKRVNNVPLIIAIGILTLFVVLIALVANKRANAQNQPSEIVKVKNPKKNTMSLANDVVGNHKTAVIPSQSDTIANNETGPLPIPEQLPHQEDTLTQEVSEAEIERIRQEKTQEFEEAVKAKSSVMVDNPRLNNRDTTKTSMNSTEMTLNIDPSSAFKEQLALLQGRQAKPMPQTLGGEENEMRWHLNSTLQNPNSRYELRAGSVIPGVMISGISSELPGQIIAQVSQNVYDTATGKYLLIPQGTKILGLYSSDVPFGQSSVLVAWQRLVFPDSKALDIGSMPGADSAGYGGFRDQVDHHYARIYGSALLMSGIIAGITYSQNTNQSNQLGYAQPTAGSVMSQALGQQLGEVTSQLVSKNLNVSPTINVRPGYRFNIIVVKDLTFKQSYKQFAYQ, from the coding sequence ATGAATCGAAATAATGATTATTTGTCACCAGACAATTCACCGCAAAAGCTTCAAACCACAGGTGTAAAACGAGTAAATAATGTGCCACTCATAATTGCAATTGGTATTTTAACTCTTTTTGTGGTGCTCATCGCATTAGTTGCCAATAAACGGGCTAATGCGCAAAACCAGCCATCAGAAATAGTAAAGGTTAAGAACCCTAAGAAAAATACCATGAGCCTTGCCAATGATGTGGTAGGAAATCATAAAACAGCAGTGATTCCTTCCCAGAGTGACACGATAGCTAATAATGAAACAGGTCCTTTGCCCATTCCTGAACAACTTCCTCATCAAGAAGATACTCTGACACAAGAGGTATCTGAAGCTGAAATCGAGCGTATTCGTCAGGAAAAAACTCAAGAATTTGAAGAGGCTGTCAAAGCTAAGTCATCCGTAATGGTCGATAACCCACGATTAAATAATCGCGACACTACTAAAACATCTATGAATAGCACTGAGATGACATTAAACATCGACCCTTCATCAGCATTTAAAGAGCAGCTCGCATTATTACAAGGAAGACAGGCCAAACCTATGCCACAAACATTAGGTGGCGAGGAAAATGAAATGCGTTGGCATTTAAATTCAACGCTGCAAAATCCAAACAGTCGATACGAACTAAGAGCTGGCAGCGTGATTCCAGGGGTAATGATTAGTGGTATTTCTTCAGAATTACCAGGCCAAATCATCGCTCAAGTATCACAAAACGTATATGACACCGCTACCGGAAAATATCTTTTAATACCTCAAGGAACGAAGATATTGGGACTTTATTCCAGTGATGTCCCTTTTGGTCAGTCTTCCGTATTAGTGGCTTGGCAACGCCTAGTGTTTCCAGACAGTAAAGCTTTGGATATTGGGTCTATGCCGGGTGCTGATAGTGCTGGATATGGTGGTTTTCGCGATCAGGTAGATCATCATTATGCGCGAATTTATGGTTCAGCGCTTTTAATGTCAGGCATTATTGCGGGTATTACTTATAGCCAAAATACCAATCAATCTAACCAATTGGGTTACGCTCAGCCCACAGCTGGCAGTGTGATGAGTCAGGCTTTAGGGCAACAGTTGGGCGAGGTTACTTCGCAACTGGTTTCAAAAAACCTGAATGTGTCTCCTACTATCAATGTCCGTCCAGGTTATCGTTTCAATATCATCGTAGTGAAAGATTTAACGTTTAAACAATCATATAAGCAATTTGCTTATCAATGA
- the trbJ gene encoding P-type conjugative transfer protein TrbJ has translation MKFKSMIIYCFALPVFAGGAPVFDIANWIQNGKMIATQLSEYKTQVDQYKNQMDQYQNMLDNTKSLTSFEWDNANSVINNLLESTDTIDYYKQEAGSLQGYLDRFQSQEYYQKTPCFNGTGQCSAEELRKIKQSRLAASVAEKRSNDAMLKGIDKQQQSLKNDSAKLRTLQSQAQSAAGQKQALQAASQLASNQSHQLLQIRGVLLAQQNAQAVKDAASANKEAIQTAGDEHFRSGAYHKSSGKKW, from the coding sequence ATGAAATTTAAATCCATGATTATTTATTGCTTTGCTTTACCAGTATTCGCGGGTGGTGCGCCTGTGTTTGACATTGCGAACTGGATTCAAAATGGAAAAATGATTGCAACTCAGCTTAGCGAGTATAAAACGCAAGTCGATCAATACAAAAATCAGATGGATCAATATCAAAACATGTTAGACAACACCAAATCACTGACTTCCTTTGAATGGGATAATGCCAACTCGGTTATTAATAATTTGCTGGAGTCGACTGATACCATTGATTACTACAAGCAGGAAGCTGGCAGCCTCCAAGGGTATCTTGACCGATTCCAAAGTCAGGAATACTACCAAAAGACCCCGTGTTTTAATGGCACGGGTCAATGTTCTGCTGAAGAACTTAGAAAAATCAAACAAAGCAGATTAGCGGCTTCTGTTGCTGAAAAACGCTCCAATGATGCCATGCTCAAAGGGATTGATAAACAACAACAGAGCTTAAAAAATGATTCTGCAAAGCTGCGTACGTTGCAATCTCAAGCACAAAGTGCTGCAGGCCAAAAACAGGCTCTCCAAGCCGCTTCTCAATTAGCAAGTAATCAATCCCATCAATTGCTCCAAATCAGAGGCGTGTTATTGGCGCAACAAAATGCACAGGCAGTCAAAGATGCAGCAAGTGCCAATAAGGAAGCGATACAGACTGCAGGAGATGAGCATTTCAGATCTGGGGCATACCATAAAAGCTCAGGGAAAAAATGGTAA
- a CDS encoding VirB4 family type IV secretion/conjugal transfer ATPase: protein MIQFITFLISITGLLLLGILFSTAQMKSRKHHVKKHRSHTAGLVDLLNYAAVVDDGVIIGKNGSFMAAWLYQGEDIANTTDEAREMMAFRINQAMSSMGNGWMIHVDAIRRAAPSYSESSASYFPDLVSKAVDEERRQYFESIGALYEGYFVITLTWYPPVLAQKRFVELMFDDSGEKLNHKEKTHQLIETFKQSCRNFESRMSAALHLERLGSEIFINENNKVTQDNFLRHIQYCVTGINHPVNLPKNPIYLDALIGGQELIPGITPKIGRKFIQCVAIEGFPMESYPGILTLLTQLPVEYRWNSRFIFMDPHEAVAHFTKFRKKWKQKVRGFFDQMFNTSSGIVDEDALSMVNDAQAAIAETNSGMVGQGYYTSVVVLMDEDRTSVEKAALFIEKNINALGFSARTETINTMDAYMGSLPGHGVENIRRPLMNTMNLADLLPTSSIWTGENKAPCPLFPPQSPPLLHCVTSGNAPFRLNLHVRDLGHGIMFGPTRSGKSTHLGLLALSWRRYKDARIYSFDKGMSMYPTCKATGGEHFTIAGKDSRLAFAPLQFLETKADRAWAMEWIDTILALNGLNTTPAQRNEIGHAILSMHQSSSKTLSEFVMTIQDEPIRETLKQYTIDGLMGHLLDAESDGLGLSSFMTFEIEHLMGLGEKFALPVLLYLFRRIETSLDGRPTLILLDEAWLMLAHPVFKNKIAEWLDSMAKKNCVVFMATQHLSHAANSGILDIIVESTATKIFLPNLYARDPETRLIYERMSLNPRQIDIIASAQPKRDYYYVSEKGQRLYQLALGPYALAFVGATDPDSIARMKQLESKYESEWVSQWLSEKGIPLAQYGEAA, encoded by the coding sequence ATGATCCAGTTCATTACCTTTTTAATCAGTATCACGGGGCTATTGCTATTAGGTATTTTGTTTAGCACAGCTCAAATGAAAAGTCGTAAACATCATGTCAAAAAACATCGAAGTCATACAGCAGGATTGGTTGATTTACTGAATTATGCGGCAGTTGTCGATGATGGCGTAATTATCGGTAAAAATGGATCGTTTATGGCAGCCTGGCTTTATCAAGGTGAGGATATTGCCAACACTACCGATGAAGCGCGTGAAATGATGGCTTTTCGAATCAATCAGGCAATGTCCTCTATGGGTAATGGCTGGATGATTCATGTAGATGCCATAAGACGTGCTGCTCCTAGTTATAGTGAGTCTAGTGCTTCATACTTCCCCGATCTCGTGTCGAAGGCTGTTGACGAGGAAAGAAGGCAATACTTTGAAAGTATTGGTGCTTTGTATGAAGGTTATTTTGTTATCACCCTAACCTGGTATCCACCTGTATTGGCTCAAAAGCGTTTTGTTGAATTGATGTTTGATGATTCAGGGGAGAAATTAAACCACAAAGAAAAAACCCATCAATTAATTGAAACATTCAAGCAATCATGCAGAAACTTTGAATCTCGTATGAGCGCTGCGCTTCACCTCGAAAGGTTAGGCTCAGAAATATTCATCAATGAAAACAATAAAGTCACTCAGGATAACTTTTTAAGACACATTCAATATTGTGTCACAGGGATTAACCACCCCGTAAATCTGCCTAAAAATCCAATTTATCTGGATGCACTCATAGGTGGTCAGGAATTAATTCCAGGTATAACACCCAAAATTGGCCGAAAGTTCATTCAATGTGTTGCTATTGAAGGATTCCCCATGGAATCTTACCCAGGTATTTTAACGCTGTTGACTCAATTGCCTGTGGAATATCGCTGGAACTCTCGCTTCATATTCATGGATCCCCATGAAGCTGTAGCTCATTTCACTAAGTTCCGTAAAAAGTGGAAACAAAAGGTCAGAGGCTTTTTTGACCAAATGTTTAATACCAGCTCCGGTATCGTTGATGAAGATGCACTCAGCATGGTTAATGACGCGCAAGCAGCCATTGCCGAAACCAATTCAGGAATGGTGGGTCAAGGCTACTATACATCCGTCGTTGTATTAATGGATGAGGATAGAACGAGCGTTGAGAAAGCCGCCCTATTTATTGAAAAGAATATCAACGCTTTAGGCTTTAGCGCACGAACAGAAACCATTAATACTATGGATGCCTACATGGGTAGTCTACCAGGCCATGGTGTTGAAAACATCAGAAGACCTCTGATGAATACCATGAATCTGGCAGACTTGTTGCCAACATCCAGCATTTGGACAGGTGAAAATAAAGCACCCTGTCCCCTGTTTCCACCTCAATCACCGCCTCTGCTTCACTGTGTCACCAGTGGTAATGCGCCATTTCGTTTGAATCTTCATGTCAGAGACTTAGGTCACGGCATTATGTTTGGTCCAACACGCTCTGGGAAATCAACCCATCTTGGTTTATTGGCATTGTCCTGGCGTCGATATAAAGATGCACGTATTTATTCTTTTGATAAAGGCATGTCTATGTATCCAACCTGTAAGGCAACAGGTGGGGAGCATTTCACTATCGCAGGCAAAGACTCTCGCCTTGCCTTTGCGCCCTTGCAGTTTTTAGAAACTAAAGCGGATAGAGCCTGGGCTATGGAGTGGATTGATACGATTCTAGCTTTGAATGGTTTGAATACCACACCAGCTCAGCGCAATGAAATCGGTCATGCCATTCTAAGCATGCATCAAAGTAGCTCTAAAACCTTATCAGAATTTGTCATGACGATTCAGGATGAACCCATCAGAGAAACATTAAAGCAGTACACTATTGATGGTTTGATGGGACATTTATTGGATGCAGAAAGTGATGGGCTTGGTTTGTCTTCCTTTATGACTTTTGAAATCGAGCATTTAATGGGCTTAGGTGAAAAATTTGCATTGCCTGTGTTGCTTTATCTCTTTAGGCGGATTGAAACCTCATTAGATGGTCGCCCCACCTTAATCTTGCTTGATGAAGCCTGGTTAATGCTGGCGCATCCTGTGTTTAAAAACAAGATTGCTGAATGGCTTGATTCCATGGCTAAGAAAAACTGTGTGGTGTTTATGGCAACCCAACATTTATCTCATGCAGCCAACTCTGGAATCTTAGATATTATTGTTGAATCAACTGCCACTAAAATCTTTTTACCCAATCTGTATGCAAGAGATCCTGAGACCCGACTCATTTATGAGCGCATGAGCTTAAATCCACGCCAGATAGACATCATAGCATCTGCTCAACCCAAGCGTGATTACTACTACGTCAGTGAAAAAGGCCAAAGACTTTATCAATTGGCGTTAGGACCTTATGCCTTGGCGTTTGTTGGTGCAACAGATCCCGATTCGATTGCGCGTATGAAGCAATTAGAATCGAAGTATGAAAGTGAGTGGGTCTCTCAATGGCTTTCAGAAAAAGGTATTCCTTTGGCTCAGTACGGAGAAGCAGCATGA
- a CDS encoding conjugal transfer protein TrbD — translation MSLRTIPIRRCGNRPSLFMGGDRELVMFSGLLSAILVFAAQDWLAAIFGFALWFLSLKGLRLMAKADPYMRAVYLRQRGYQAYYPARSTPFRNNKGGYL, via the coding sequence ATGAGTCTTCGCACCATTCCTATACGCAGATGTGGTAACCGCCCAAGTCTTTTTATGGGTGGTGACCGCGAGCTGGTTATGTTCTCAGGTTTACTGTCAGCAATCTTAGTATTCGCAGCTCAGGATTGGCTTGCCGCTATTTTTGGTTTTGCCCTTTGGTTTTTATCTTTAAAAGGTCTAAGGCTTATGGCAAAGGCTGATCCTTATATGAGAGCAGTTTATCTGAGACAAAGAGGCTATCAGGCATATTACCCAGCTCGTTCAACCCCTTTTCGTAATAATAAAGGGGGTTATTTATGA